CCCGCGTCACCTCCAGCGCGTCCCGCTGCAGCCGCCGCGCCAGCCGCCCGATCGCCGCCGCCGGAGCAGGATGCGGAGCCGGGTCGTCGACCAGGTCGCTCGCCCACATCGGCACCTCGACCACCGCGGTCAGCCCGCCGTAGCGATGGGCGTGGTACCAGGTGCTGTGCCGCGCGTCGTCCGGCAGGCTCGGATACGCCGGCCCGATCCCCGGCGCGGGCATCACATGCACGCCCGGCCCGGACGCGGGCCAGCCCGCGGCGTCCGACGCGCCGGTCTCCACCGGGATGTGCAGCTCGGCCGCGGACTTCACGAACGGTTCGGCGAGCCCCGGCACGTCCTTGGTCAACTGCACCCAGCTGCCCCCCAGATCCGTGCCGTGCAGGGTCACCTGGAGGTAGGGCCGCAGCTCGTCGATGACGCCGGTCAGGGCCCGGGTCTCGGGCGGCAGCCGGTCCGGCGGCAGCACGGACGGCGCCCACTCGGGCTGCTCCGGGCCCGCGGGCCGGAAGAAGCCGAGGTGGTAGTCGAAGAGGCTGCGCGGCGCCGGCGTCACGTGCAGGCTCGCCCCGTCGGGGTCCGCGCACAGCAGGAAGTGCCAGGAGATGCCGTCGCGCAACTCCCGCTGTTCCAGGACCCGCCGGGCGACCGCGAGCAGGGTGCAGGAGCCGGTCGGCTCGTTGGCGTGGGCGCCGGCGACCACCAGTACGGCGCGGCGAGCGCGGCCCACGGACAGCAGGTGCAGGGGTCTGCCCGCGCGCGAGGCACCCACCTGCCGCAGGGTGCACACGCCGGGGCGCTGAGCGGTCAACGCCCGGGCAGCAGCGACCTGTTCGGTCACCGTCGGGTAGCGCAGCTCCGGCAGGACACTCACCCCCGTCACATCCGCCCGAGTTCGCCATCGCAGTACCCCACGGCCATGGTGCGGTGTCAAGGGCGCGGCGGGGGAGGCTCCAGGGGGCGCCCGGAAGCACTGCCGGCCGGCGCGCCGTCACTGCTGGTGCAGCCCCCGCCCCGCCAGGGTCAGGAACGCCTCACCGACCGCCTCGGCCAGGGTCGGTGCGGGTGGATGTGCCGGGCCACGTCCGACGGCTCGGCCTCCCAGCCGACGATCGGCAGGCCATCGGCGACCATCCCCGAACCGTGCGGCCCCACCAGCAGATCGGGCCCGGCACCGCCGATGCCGCCGCCGGCCCGGCACCGGCCGACCCGCCGGGCATCGTCGAACCGGTGGGCCGGGAGGACATCGTCCTCGTGGTGGACTGCCCCGAGGACGGCCCCGCGGTCGCCTGAAGTCAGTCACCCACCCTCTCCAGCAACGCCACCGGCAGCCCCGCGAACAGTTCCGCCACGCGTGCGTGCCCTGTGAACTCCCGCCCCGGCTCCAGCACGTCCGCCCAGCGGCCCGGCGGCAGCGGCAGCCGCGTGTCCCGCCAGCCGCCCGCCTCCGCGAGCCGCAGGGACAGGCGTGTCACGGCCGTCAGCACCTCGCCGGAGCGGACGAACGCCAGGCAGTGCGCCGCCGCCGGTCCCTCGGCCGGCAGCGCCATGTACGTCGCCGTGTCGCCGAAGGCGCCGGGCCGCCGGGCCCGCAGCCCCAGCGCCGCCCGCGTCACCGCCGCCTTCTCCCCGGACGTGCCGCCGGACTCCGCGGGCGGGAAGTCCACCGCCCGCCGGTTGTCCGGGTCGACGAGCGCCCGGTACTCGGCCTCCGTGCCCTGGTACACGTCCGGGACGCCCGGCATCGTGAGATGCACCAGGGCCGTGCCCAGCACGTTGGCCCGGATGTGCGGCGCCAGCGACTCCCGGAACGCGGCGACCCGCTCGCCCGGCGCCCCGCACGGCCCGGCCGCCACGAACCGTTCCACCGCCTCCTCGTACGGTGGCTCCTGCTCGGTCCAGCTCGTGTACAGGCCCGCCTCCCGCACGTGCTTCAGCAGCGCCCCCTGCACCCGCTCCCGTGCCCCGGACGCCGGGCCGAGCCCGAACACCGTCTGCCAGGCCGCCCACGCCAGCTGCGCGTCCGGCACGCCCTCCCCGGTGCGGGTCACCTCCGCGAGGACGTCCGCCCAGCGGTCCGGGCACTCGGTGAGTACGTGCAGCGCCGCCCGGACGTCGGCACTGCGCTTGGTGTCGTGCGTGGTGGCCACCGTCCCGGAGACCGGCCAGTCGCGCTGCACGCGCGCGCAGTACGCGTGGAACTCCTCCGGCGACAGCGCGGGAGCGCCCGGATTGCCGCCCACCTCGGTCGCCGACAGCAGTGGCACGTACCGGTAGAACGCCGTGTCCTCCACGGACTTCGCCCGCAAAGCCGACGAGGTCTGCGCGAACCGCGTCCGGAACTCCACCTGCGCGGGCCCGTCCCCGTACCGGCCCAGCACCAGGTCCCGCACGACGTCCACCGCCCCGGCCTCCTCGGGCACGGCGAAGGCGTGCCGGGCCTCGGCCGCGGCCTCCGCGGTGACCACGGACGCGGCGTCGGCGGACTCGTAGGGCCGGTAGACCTCCATCCGTACGAGAAGCTCCTGGAGGGCGGTGCGCAGCGCCCAGGGCGCGCGGTCGCGCAACGCCGGCTCCGGCGAGGTCGCGCACAGCCGGGCCGCCACCCTCGTCAGCCGTTCGGTCTCGGTGGCCAGCTCGTGCGTGAGGACCTTGTACGCCGCCCGCCGCACCGTCGCCTCCCACTGCCCGCCCCGGTCCGTCTGCGGGGCCGCGAAGCGCCGGTACCGGCCCAGCAGGTCCCCGAACCCGGCCGGGTCCGTGAAGGCCCCGTCCACGTGCCGCAGGGCGTCGTAGCCGGTGGTCCCGGCGACGGGCCAGGACGCGGGGAGGTGCTCGCCGTCGGCCAGGATCTTCTCCACGACCGTCCAGCGGCCCCCGGTCGCCTCGTGCAGCCGCCGGAGGTAGCCGTCGGGGTCGGCGAGCCCGTCGGGGTGGTCGATGCGCAGCCCGTCGATCACGCCCTCGTGCAGCAGCTCGAGGATCTTGTCGTGGGTGGCCTCGAACACCTCCGGGTCCTCCACCCGGACCCCGATGAGTTCCGAGATGCTGAAGAACCGCCGGTAGTTGAGCTCGGTCCGGGCCAGCCGCCACCACACCGGGCGGTACCACTGCGCGTCCAGCAGGTGCGGCAGCGGCAGGTCCTCGGTGCCCTCGCGCAGCGGGAGGGCGTGGTCGTAGTAGCGCAGCACGTCACCGTCGACGCGCAGCTCGCCCAGCACCTCGCCCAGCGGTCCGCCGAGGACCGGCAGCAGCACCTGCCCGTCCTGCGCCTCCCAGTCGATGTCGAACCACCGCGCGTACGGCGATTTCGGGCCCTCGCGCAGCACCTCCCACAGCGCTCGGTTGTGGCGCGGGGCCATGGCCATGTGGTTCGGGACGATGTCCACCACCAGGCCGAGGCCGTGCTCGCGCGCGGTGCGCGCCAGTGCCCGCAGCCCCTCCTCGCCGCCCAGCTCTTCGCGCACGCGCGCGTGGTCGACGACGTCGTAGCCGTGGGTCGAGCCCGGCACCGCCTCCAGGACGGGGGACAGGTGCAGGTGCGAGACGCCGAGCGAGGCCAGGTACGGCACGACGGCCGCGGCTGCTCCGAACGGGAACTCGGGCTGCAGCTGCAGCCGGTACGTGGCCGTGGGCACCACCGGGTCAAGTCGCTCAGGTGTCATGGAACGTACGTACCCGCCCCGCCGCCGTTCGTGTCATCGCCCGCGCCAGGTGCGCCGCGCGTCGCCCGGACGAGTGGCTTCCGGGCGACGCGCCCGCGCTGGGCGGTCAGACGGGCCGCTGGAGCACCGTCATGCTCCGGTCCGTCAGGGTCAGCCGGTCCCCGGCCTGCACCTTCGGGCCGGTGGCCGAGGGCGCACCCTCCGGGAGCGCCGTGTCGACCACGACCTCCCACTGCCGCCCGTGATTGACCGGAACCACGAACTCCAGCGTCTTCGGCGAGGCGTTGAACATCAGCAGGAACGAGTCGTCGGTGATGCGTTCCCCGCGGGCGTCCGGCTCGGAGATCGCGTTGCCGTTGAGGAACACCGTCAGCGCGCCCGCCTGCGCCGAGTCCCAGTCCCGCTGGGTCATCTCCCGGCCGTCCGGGGTGAACCAGGCGATGTCGGACAGGTCGTCGTGCGTGCCCTCCACGGGCCGGCCGTGGAAGAAGCGCCGGCGGCGGAAGACCGGGTGGTTGCGGCGCAGCCACACCATCGCGCGCGTGAAGGCCAGCAGCTCCCTGCTGAGGCTCCCCTCGGCGTCCTCTCCCTCCTCGGGCCACTCGACCCAGGCGAGCTCGTTGTCCTGGCAGTAGGCGTTGTTGTTGCCGCCCTGGGTGCGGGCGAACTCGTCGCCGTGGCTGATCATGGGCACGCCCTGGGACAGCATCAGCGTCGCGATGAAGTTCCGCATCTGCCGGGCCCGCAGCCGCAGTACGTCAGGGTCGTCGGTCTCGCCCTCGGCCCCGCAGTTCCAGGACCGGTTGTGGCTCTCGCCGTCCCGGTTGTCCTCGCCGTTGGCCTCGTTGTGCTTGTCGTTGTAGGCCACCAGGTCGTGCAGGGGGAAGCCGTCGTGGCAGGTCACGAAGTTGATCGAGGCCAGCGGGCGGCGCCCGTCGTCCTGGTACAGGTCGGACGAGCCGGTCAGCCGCGAGGCGAACTCCGCGAGCGTGCGCTGCTCGCCCCGCCACAGGTCCCGCACGGTGTCCCGGTACTTGCCGTTCCACTCGGTCCACAGCGGCGGGAAGTTGCCCACCTGGTAGCCGCCCTCGCCCACGTCCCACGGCTCGGCGATCAGCTTCACCTGGGAGACGACGGGGTCCTGCTGCACCAGGTCGAAGAACGACGACAGCCGGTCCACCTCGTGGAACTGCCGGGCCAGTGTCGCCGCCAGGTCGAAGCGGAACCCGTCCACGTGCATGTCCGTGACCCAGTACCGTAGCGAGTCCATGATCAGCTGGAGCACGTGCGGGGACCGCATGAGCAGGGAGTTTCCCGTCCCTGTCGTGTCCATGTAGTAGCGGGGGTCCTCCGTCAGCCGGTAGTAGCGCGAGTTGTCCAGGCCCTTGAAGGACAAGGTCGGGCCCATGTGGTTGCCCTCGGCGGTGTGGTTGTAGACCACGTCGAGGATCACCTCGATCCCGGCCTCGTGCAGCGCCTTGACCGCCGACTTGAACTCCAGCACCTGCTGGCCCCGGTCGCCCCAGGACGCGTAGGCGTTGTGCGGGGCGAAGAAGCCGATGGTGTTGTAGCCCCAGTAGTTGTTCAGGCCCATGTCGACCAGGCGGTGATCGTTCACGAACTGGTGTACGGGCATCAGCTCCAGGGCGGTCACCCCGAGCTCGGTGAGGTGTTCGATGATCGCCGGGTGCGCGAGGGCCGCGTACGTGCCGCGCAGCTCCTCGGGCAGGCCCGGGTGCCGCATGGTGAGGCCCTTGACATGGGCCTCGTAGATCACCGTGTGGTGGTATTCCGTGCGCGGGCGCCGGTCGTCGCCCCAGTCGAAGTAGGGGTTGACCACGACCGACGTCATCGTGTGCGGCGCCGAGTCCAGATCGTTGCGCCGGTCGGGATCGTCGAAGTGGTAGCCGTAGACCTCCTCGCCCCAGCTGATCGAACCGCTGATCGCACGCGCGTACGGGTCGAGCAGCAGCTTCGCGGAGTTGCAGCGCAGCCCGCGCTCCGGGGCGTACGGACCGTGCACCCGGAACCCGTACCGCTGTCCCGGCATGATGCCCGGCACATACGCGTGCCGCACGAACGCGTCGCTCTCCCGGAGCTCGATCGCCGTCTCCGAGCCGTCGTCGTGCAGCAGACACAGCTCTACTCGGTCCGCGGCCTCCGTGAAGACCGCGAAGTTGGTACCGGCGCCGTCGTACGTGGCACCGAGTGGATACGCCTCGCCAGGCCAGACCTGCATGGATACGACTCTTTCAGGTGTGCGGCGCCGGTGGGGACGCCTTGGTCCCGAGTCTCCCCGAAAGTGAGGGAACCTCCTATGACTTATCTCCCTCTAACCGAGTGACCAGTGCATACGCGGTATGCCGAACTCTTGGGGCCAACACATACTCCCGGGGCTGTTGGGGGAGTAGGGGGAAGACGTGCGCAACATAGTGCACCGCCACCTGGGCAAGATGGTGGCCGGTACGACCATCGCGGTGGCCGGGACCGCCGTCATGGTGGCGGTGACCCTGCCGGGCACGGCGGGGGCGGACGACACCGGGACCCGGGCGGGGCGGTCCGTCCCGCAGGTGGCCGGCGATGCGGCGGCGGGCGGCCGGAGGGCCGTGGCGCCGGGGGTCGTCGAGGCGGCGCCCGCCGAGGGGCAGAAGGGCCAGGGCCGCGATCCGCTGACCGACGACGAGCTGAAGCGGGTCGAGAAGATCGCCCTCAGCCGGCAGCTGTTCCAAAGCAGCGAGAGCGTCGACGGGGAGCGCGGTCCGCAGCGCCTCGGCATCGACCTCGCCGAACCCGAGGCCGACGAGGCGGGCAAGCCGGACGCGCCCCGGCGTGCCGACGTGACGTTCTACGACTACCGGGACGACACCCTCGTCACCCGGACCGTCGATCTCGGCACCGGCAAGGTGGTGGCGACCGGCACCCAGCACGGCGTCCAGCCGCCCCTGAGCCGCGCCGAGAAGGCCGAGGCGGCCGGCCTCCTGGTCGCCGACCCGCTGGGCTCGGGCCTGAAGGCCGACTACCAGGACGCCACCGGCAAGGCGCTCACCTCCCCGGACCAGCTCCAGCTCAGCGGAGCCGTCTACCGGGCCGCGCCGGGCGCCCAGCCCGCCGTGCTCGACCGGTGCGGGGAGCACCGCTGCGTCCGGCTCTTCCCGAAGATCAAGAACGGTCCGTGGGTCGACGCCAGGTCGCTCGTGATCGACCTGAGCGCCCGCAAGGTCGCCCGGCTCGGCCGCTGACCCGCCCTCTTCGCTCACCCCTCCACCCCGGTCCTCCTCGTCAGGGAGTCATCTCGTCATGCGCGTGAACAGCAGCATCAAGGCCCGCACCCGGGTGGCCGCGGGCCTGACCGTGGCCGCGCTGGCCACGGGCGCCACGGCCGGCGCGGGACCGGCCACCGCCCAGCCCAAAGCCGCCCCCGCCGCGCCGCCCGCCGCCGACTGCAGCGCCGCCTACCGCATCGAGCAGAAGCTCTCCTCCGGAACCACCTGGCGGATGTGCTGGCGCTACGACGGCAAGGCCGGCCTGGTGCTGGAGAAGATCTCGTACCAGCCCAAGGGCGAGCCCAAACCGATCAGGGTCCTCAACAGCGCCCGGCTCGGCCAGATCCACGTCCCCTACGACGACGGCAACATCGAGTACGACGACCTCACCGGCTTCGACTTCGCCCAGGGCCTGATGAACCTGGCGCCGAGCGAGTGCCCCGGGGGCACCATCAAGACCGTCAAGGTCCCGGACTCCTGGAACGACGACCCGAACGTCAAGGGCCTGTGCACCACCACCCGCTCCCGCGGCCACGCCTACCGCATGCAGGGCGACACCGCGAACAAGGTCTTCCAGGCCGAGGGCAAGGACCTCCTCGTCTACACGGTCAACCAGGTCGGCTGGTACGAGTACATGACCGAGTGGCGCTTCCAGGACGACGGCGCCATCACCATGAACGTCGGCGCCACCGGCAGCCTGTCCTGGGACGACTACGACGCCGGCGACGGCCGCGGCTGGCCCATCGGCAAGGGCGCGAGCGCCAAGTCCACCAGCCACAGCCACAACGCGTTCTGGCGGCTCGACTTCGCCCTGGACGGTTCCACGAAGAACAGGGTCGAGCAGTACGACTCCACCGTCACCGCCCCGGTCAGGGGCCAGCGCGCCCCCACCACCAAGACCACCCGCACCAAGGTGGGCAAGGAACTCGCCGGGGACAGCAAGAACTACCGCTGGTGGCGCATGGTCAGCGCGACCGGAAAGAACAAGGACGGACACGCGCGCTCCTACGAGATCGTCCCCGGACCCACGACCAAGTACCCGGGCCGCAGCTACACCAAGCACGACGTGTACGTCACGCAGTACAACAAGTGCGAGCTGTTCGCCAGCCACAACCCCGGCAACTGCGCAGCAGGAGCGGGCAAGTCCGTCGACAAGTGGGTGAACGGACAGGCCCTGACCCACCCGGTGGTCTGGATGAACATCGGCTTCCACCACATAGCCCGGGACGAGGACCAGCAGCCCATGCCCGTCCACTGGCAGGGGTTCTCCATCGCCCCGCGCGACGTCACCGCCATGAATCCGCTCACTCCGGCCGAGCTCGGCTGGCAGAACGGGCACTGGCAGCCCCGCGGTTGAGAACCACCCTGCCCATCCGGCTGCACCGCCGACCGCTCCCGGAGTACCCTTCCTTGATCGTTGACAAGGGGAGTGCTCGGGGGAGCGGAAGGCGGTGCGCGGGTGGGCTCGGGAGGGCTGGAGCTGCCCCCTGGTGACGAGGGTCACGAGGGGAACTCCACTGACGTCCCGACCGGTGCCGTGTCCCTGGCGCGGCCGATGGACGCGACGGGCTCGATCGGCCCGGAGCTGGACTGGGACGCCGAAGCCTGGCGCGAGGTGCGCACCCGCGCCCAGCGGGCCGGCCGGGCCTACATCTGGCTGAACCTCGTCGAACAGCGGCTGCGCGCGGTGGTCGCCGCCGTGCTGCGGCCCGTCTACGAACCCGTGCACGGCGAGGACTGGGTGGTGGCCGCCGCCGGACCGGCCGGCCAGGAGTGGGTGCAGCGCGCGGTGGCCGTCCGCGAGGTCAGCCGCCGCAAGGGCTACCTGCTCGACCCGGCCGACGACAATGTGCTCTCCTTCCTCACCCTGCCGCAGCTGCGCGAACTGATGGTGCAGCACTGGCCCTGCTTCGAGCCGTACTTCGACGACCGCCGGGACGTCGAGCTCGCCCTGGACGAGCTGGAGGTCACCCGGAACGTGGTCTCCCGCAACCGGGCCCTGTCCGAGGCCGTGCTGAGCCAGGCCGAGCGGGCCTCGGCCCGGCTGCTGGAGATGCTCGGCGCGGGCGGGGACGTGCCGTCGGCGCGCCGGCTGCCCATCGACGCGGTCGAGGACCTGGTCGGCGACCGGTACGCCGACGTGGTCGCCGTCCACCCGGACCGGGTCAGGCTGATGCGGCAGTTCCCGGCCGAGGACATCTTCGGCGGCGCCCGACGTCTCGACGCCATCGGCATCGGCCTCAACCTGCTCGTGCAGAACTTCTCCGGCCGGCGCCTGGTGCGGCTGGCCGAGTCCGGCTGCCGGGTCAGGCTGCTGTTCCTCAACCCGGCCTCCAGCGCGGTCAAGCGGCGTGAGCGCGAACTGGGCATCAAGCGGGGCGAACTCAGCCGGGCCGTCGAGATGAACATCCTGCACATGCGCCGGGTGCGCGCCCGGCTGCGCGACCCGGGCGCCTTCGAGATCCAGGTCTTCGACGAGACGCCCCGCTTCACGGCGTATCTGGTGGACGGCGACGGCGCGGACGGCATCGCGGTCGTGCAGAACTATCTGCGCCGCACCCGGGGCATGGAGGCGCCGGTGTTCGTGCTGCGCAACAGCGGCAAGGTGGTCAAGTCGGGTGAGCTGGACGAAGCGGGCCTCTTCCCCACCTACCGCGAGGAGTTCGAGGTGATGTGGGCGGATTCGCGGCCGGTGTCATGAGCTGTGCCGGGTGCAAGGTGGTCCCCCGGCCCGCCGTCGCGGGTAAGCGGAACGCGATCCTCTGATTGTCAGTGGTGCATGGGAAGGTGGGGACCACTGGGGGAACGCACCACAAGAAGGGGGATGGCCCATGGGCTGGCACCGGGAGCTGCTGGTCGGCTTCGATCTGGAGACGACGGGCACGGATCCGCGCGAGGCGCGCATCGTCACGGGGGCCGTGATCGAGGTCAGGGGCGGGGAGCCGATAGGGCGCCGGGAGTGGCTGGCGGACCCGGGCGTGCCGATCCCCGAGGACGCGGTCGCGGTGCACGGCATCAGCAACGAGCGGGCGGCGGCCGAGGGCCGGCCGGCCGACCAGGTGGCGGACGCGCTGGCCGATGTGCTCACTTCCTACTGGAAGACGGGTGTGCCGGTCGTCGCCTACAACGCGACCTTCGACCTCACCCTGCTCTCCGCGGAGTTGCGGCGCCACGGCCTGCCGTCCCTGCGCGAGCGCCTGGGCGGTGCGGACCCGGCCCCCGTCATCGACCCGTACACCATCGACCGCTGGGTCGACCGCTACCGCCGCGGCAAACGCAACCTCGAAGCGGTCTGCGCCGAGTACGGCGTCGTCCTCGACGCCGCCCACGACGCCATGGCCGACGCCCTGGCGGCGGCCCGCCTGGCCGGCGCGATAGCCGACCGCCACCCCAAGATCGCCACGCTCGGTCCGGCGGCCCTGCACCACCGCCAGATCGAGTGGTACGCGCAGTGGGCGGCGGACTTCCAGAGCTTCCTGCGCGGCAAGGGCGACGCGACGGCCCTGGTCGACGGGACGTGGCCGCTGCGGGAGTTGGCCGACGAGCCGGTCTGAGCCGGCGGCCAGGCGGTCACGCTGTCAGAACGGAAACCACCGCACCGTCTCGTCCCCGTCCCTCAAGGACCGCACCCGCCGCTCGAACTCGGCCAGCGCCTTCGGGTTGCCCGGGGCGTGCTGAGCTACCCACGCGCAACTGGCGGTCTCCCGGGCCCCGCGCAGCACACCGCAGCCCTCCCACCCGCGTACGTCCCAGCCGTAGGTCTCCGCGAACGACGCGTACGCCTCGTCCGGAACGCCGTAGCGGTCGTGGGACAGCACCATCACCACGAGATCGTGCTCCCGCAGATCCGCGGACACCGTCTCCAGATCCACCAGCACGGGCCCGTCCGGTCCGACATGCACATTGCGCGGCAGCGCGTCCCCGTGGATCGGCCCCGGCGGCAGATGCGGCGTGAGCGCGGCGGCCCGAGCGGCGAACCCGTCCCGCCGCTCGCGCAGATACGCCGCGTCCGCGGGATCGATCGCGTCCCCCGCGAGCCGCAGCCACCGCTCCACACCGCCCAGCAGATCACGGGCCGGAAGTTCGAAGGGAGGAAGGGGCGTGGCATGCACGACCCGTAGCAGTTCGGCCAGATCCCGCGGCTCGGCGGGCCGCACGGCATCCGGCAGCCGATGCCACACCGTCACCGGATGCCCGTCGACCAGCAGCGCCTTCGGCTCGGCCGCCCGCACCACCGGCACGCCCGCCTCGGCGAGCCATACCGCGACGTCCAGTTCGCGGCGCGCCCGGTCGAGGAGTCCTGGGTCGCGGCCGACCTTGACGACCAGGTCACCGGCGGCGAACACCGCGTTCTCGCCCAGGGCGAGCAACCGCGCCTCCCGGGCCGCACCGGGCAGCACGCCCGCCGCGGCCACCACGTCCCGCGCCCGCGCCTCGTCCATCGTCCGCCTCCGTCGTCCACGCTTCGACCGTCGGGTTCCGGCCATCCACCGGTCAGTGTCGCATCGGCACAGGTCGGACGGCGTACGCGGTGCCTTGACGAGGCAGACGGCCTTCACGAGCATGACCAGGCCGGCCGAGCGTGCAAAAGGGGCTGATTCCTTGACAACGGTGACCGAGGCTCCGCCACCTTCGCCACCGGGGAGGCGGGCCGGCCGCAGACGGTCCGGCGAAGACCGGCCCCGGCGAGCCGTCGACCACGGCGCCTGGTTCCTGGTGCTTCCCGCCCTGATCCCGATCCTCGTCCTCAGCGCCGGACCGCTGCTGTACGGGATCCTGCTGGCCTTCACCGACGCCCAGTCGGGGCGCACCGAGCCCACGCAGTGGATCGGCGCCCTCAACTTCCGCGACCTGCTGCACGACACGCTGTTCTGGGAGTCGTTCCGGATCGGGCTGGTGTGGGCGGTCGGCGTGACCGTGCCGCAGTTCCTGCTCGCGCTGGGCCTCGCCCTGCTGCTCAACCAGGACCTGCGGCTGCGCTGGCTCGCCCGTGCTCTGGCGATCATCCCGTGGGCCATGCCCGAGGTGGTCGTCGGCATCATGTGGCGGCTCGTCTACAGCCCGGACGCGGGCATCCTCAACGAGACCCTGCGCGACCTCGGCATGGGCGGCGGCCGGGACTGGCTCAGCGGGCTGGCGACCGCGCTGCCCGCCGTGATCCTCGTCGGCGTCTGGGCGGGCATGCCCCAGACGACGGTCGCGCTGCTCGCCGGGCTGCAGAACACCCCGCGCGAACTCCACGAGGCGGCGGCGGTCGACGGCGCGGGCGCCTGGCGCCGCTTCCGCACGGTCACCTGGCCCGCCCTTCGGCCCATCGCCCTCGCCATCACCGCGCTCAACCTGATCTGGAACTTCAACTCCTTCGCCCTGGTCTACGTCCTGACCAGCGGCGGCCCGGGTGGCCGGACCCGGCTGCCCATGCTCTTCGCCTACGAAGAGGCTTTCCGCTACGGGCAGTTCGGCTACGCGGCGGCGATGGGCTGCGTGATGGTCGCCGTGATCTCGATCGCCCTGGCCGTGTTCCTCGCCGGCCGCCTCAGGGGAGGTGACGACACGTGAGGATCAGCCGTGCGGCCCGCGTCGGCCAGTACACCGCGCTGCTCGCGTATCTCGTCTTCCTCGCTTTCCCGTTCCTCTGGCTGGTCTCCACCGCGTTCAAGCCGCCGCGCGAGCTGGGCAGCCTGCATCCGACGTGGATCCCGAAGGACCCCACCCTCGGCAACTTCCGGCAGGCCTTCGACGAACAGCCGCTGCTGCACGCCGCGTTCAACTCCCTGATCGCCGCGCTCGGAGCGGCCGTCGTCGCCGTGCTGATCGCGACGCCGATGGCCTACGTCGTCGCCCGGCGCCGCACCCGGCTGGCGAAGGCGGTGACGGGCTGGGTGGTGGTCAGCCAGGCGTTCCCGTTCGTGCTGCTGATCATCCCGCTGTTCCTCGTGCTGAAGAACCTCCGCCTGATCAACTCCGTACCGGGGCTGGTGCTGGTCTACGTGGTGTGGGCGCTGCCCTTCGCGCTGTGGATGCTCGCCGGGTACGTACGGGCCGTGCCGCCCGAACTGGAGGAGGCGGCTGCGGTCGACGGGGCGGGCCGGGTACGGACGCTGGTGTCGGTGACGGCGCCGCTGCTCGCGCCGGGCATCGTGGCGACCGGGCTGTTCGCGTTCATCACCGCGTGGAACGAGTTCTTCTTCGCGCTCGTGCTCCTCAAGACACCGGAGAAACAGACGCTTCCCGTG
This is a stretch of genomic DNA from Streptomyces hawaiiensis. It encodes these proteins:
- a CDS encoding M14 family zinc carboxypeptidase, with protein sequence MSVLPELRYPTVTEQVAAARALTAQRPGVCTLRQVGASRAGRPLHLLSVGRARRAVLVVAGAHANEPTGSCTLLAVARRVLEQRELRDGISWHFLLCADPDGASLHVTPAPRSLFDYHLGFFRPAGPEQPEWAPSVLPPDRLPPETRALTGVIDELRPYLQVTLHGTDLGGSWVQLTKDVPGLAEPFVKSAAELHIPVETGASDAAGWPASGPGVHVMPAPGIGPAYPSLPDDARHSTWYHAHRYGGLTAVVEVPMWASDLVDDPAPHPAPAAAIGRLARRLQRDALEVTRVLDGALPRLADLDGPLLRAARWGLELVPGLASDLVHTPPADRTRAYVGSVDAFARRVPLRAAAMLLRVLRGTDDEAAKQLLELVSTWSDAFAERFRARWVPLENQVEHQSRTVVAAALHAREETQ
- the treY gene encoding malto-oligosyltrehalose synthase — its product is MTPERLDPVVPTATYRLQLQPEFPFGAAAAVVPYLASLGVSHLHLSPVLEAVPGSTHGYDVVDHARVREELGGEEGLRALARTAREHGLGLVVDIVPNHMAMAPRHNRALWEVLREGPKSPYARWFDIDWEAQDGQVLLPVLGGPLGEVLGELRVDGDVLRYYDHALPLREGTEDLPLPHLLDAQWYRPVWWRLARTELNYRRFFSISELIGVRVEDPEVFEATHDKILELLHEGVIDGLRIDHPDGLADPDGYLRRLHEATGGRWTVVEKILADGEHLPASWPVAGTTGYDALRHVDGAFTDPAGFGDLLGRYRRFAAPQTDRGGQWEATVRRAAYKVLTHELATETERLTRVAARLCATSPEPALRDRAPWALRTALQELLVRMEVYRPYESADAASVVTAEAAAEARHAFAVPEEAGAVDVVRDLVLGRYGDGPAQVEFRTRFAQTSSALRAKSVEDTAFYRYVPLLSATEVGGNPGAPALSPEEFHAYCARVQRDWPVSGTVATTHDTKRSADVRAALHVLTECPDRWADVLAEVTRTGEGVPDAQLAWAAWQTVFGLGPASGARERVQGALLKHVREAGLYTSWTEQEPPYEEAVERFVAAGPCGAPGERVAAFRESLAPHIRANVLGTALVHLTMPGVPDVYQGTEAEYRALVDPDNRRAVDFPPAESGGTSGEKAAVTRAALGLRARRPGAFGDTATYMALPAEGPAAAHCLAFVRSGEVLTAVTRLSLRLAEAGGWRDTRLPLPPGRWADVLEPGREFTGHARVAELFAGLPVALLERVGD
- the glgX gene encoding glycogen debranching protein GlgX yields the protein MQVWPGEAYPLGATYDGAGTNFAVFTEAADRVELCLLHDDGSETAIELRESDAFVRHAYVPGIMPGQRYGFRVHGPYAPERGLRCNSAKLLLDPYARAISGSISWGEEVYGYHFDDPDRRNDLDSAPHTMTSVVVNPYFDWGDDRRPRTEYHHTVIYEAHVKGLTMRHPGLPEELRGTYAALAHPAIIEHLTELGVTALELMPVHQFVNDHRLVDMGLNNYWGYNTIGFFAPHNAYASWGDRGQQVLEFKSAVKALHEAGIEVILDVVYNHTAEGNHMGPTLSFKGLDNSRYYRLTEDPRYYMDTTGTGNSLLMRSPHVLQLIMDSLRYWVTDMHVDGFRFDLAATLARQFHEVDRLSSFFDLVQQDPVVSQVKLIAEPWDVGEGGYQVGNFPPLWTEWNGKYRDTVRDLWRGEQRTLAEFASRLTGSSDLYQDDGRRPLASINFVTCHDGFPLHDLVAYNDKHNEANGEDNRDGESHNRSWNCGAEGETDDPDVLRLRARQMRNFIATLMLSQGVPMISHGDEFARTQGGNNNAYCQDNELAWVEWPEEGEDAEGSLSRELLAFTRAMVWLRRNHPVFRRRRFFHGRPVEGTHDDLSDIAWFTPDGREMTQRDWDSAQAGALTVFLNGNAISEPDARGERITDDSFLLMFNASPKTLEFVVPVNHGRQWEVVVDTALPEGAPSATGPKVQAGDRLTLTDRSMTVLQRPV
- a CDS encoding Tat pathway signal sequence domain protein — protein: MRNIVHRHLGKMVAGTTIAVAGTAVMVAVTLPGTAGADDTGTRAGRSVPQVAGDAAAGGRRAVAPGVVEAAPAEGQKGQGRDPLTDDELKRVEKIALSRQLFQSSESVDGERGPQRLGIDLAEPEADEAGKPDAPRRADVTFYDYRDDTLVTRTVDLGTGKVVATGTQHGVQPPLSRAEKAEAAGLLVADPLGSGLKADYQDATGKALTSPDQLQLSGAVYRAAPGAQPAVLDRCGEHRCVRLFPKIKNGPWVDARSLVIDLSARKVARLGR
- a CDS encoding copper amine oxidase codes for the protein MRVNSSIKARTRVAAGLTVAALATGATAGAGPATAQPKAAPAAPPAADCSAAYRIEQKLSSGTTWRMCWRYDGKAGLVLEKISYQPKGEPKPIRVLNSARLGQIHVPYDDGNIEYDDLTGFDFAQGLMNLAPSECPGGTIKTVKVPDSWNDDPNVKGLCTTTRSRGHAYRMQGDTANKVFQAEGKDLLVYTVNQVGWYEYMTEWRFQDDGAITMNVGATGSLSWDDYDAGDGRGWPIGKGASAKSTSHSHNAFWRLDFALDGSTKNRVEQYDSTVTAPVRGQRAPTTKTTRTKVGKELAGDSKNYRWWRMVSATGKNKDGHARSYEIVPGPTTKYPGRSYTKHDVYVTQYNKCELFASHNPGNCAAGAGKSVDKWVNGQALTHPVVWMNIGFHHIARDEDQQPMPVHWQGFSIAPRDVTAMNPLTPAELGWQNGHWQPRG